The DNA sequence ATCTTTCAGGGTTTTGATCCTGGCATCGTATTCAGCCCTGAGTTCCAGAGCTTCATAGAGGTAGAGTTTGTTGTTTTCGTCTGGCATGTTTTCTCCTTCCTTTCTCCTCCCGTCATTTATGCATTTATGCATCGCTTTGGTGCGGTATCGGCTCTGACAAAGCCGAAAAGATAAAGATTCAGAGAATGTGAAATTTTTTTAGAAGAATAAAAAACGGGTAGAGAATTACGAGACTCTCTACCCGTTATGCTAATTTTTCATGGTGGGCGATACTGTACTTGGACCAGTGACTTCTTACCTGATCGTATGAAAAGTCAGGTTTCTGGAAAGTACCGCTCCTGAATCTAAACCACTCGCATTTTCTGAGATTCCTTATTCTTTTTTCCACGGACCACCGTCTTGCCATACTTGATTGTATTCCTCTCCTCTTGTGGCTGCAAGAAGGGGTGGAGCAAGAAAAGTGCTCAACGTTTCAATAAGTTCAGGAAGTTCCTGTGGGGCATCTGTCAGGTCGCTCCGTTCAAGAAAACTACGCCACTGCTCTGCTTTCCCCGGATATTCGGCAAATTGCTTATCCAGAGCGACTGGCTGTTCGTTGGGTAAGGGTATCCTTCGTCGCTCGAAAGTCCCCCGGATGGCCTGAGTTAGCACCAGCCCTTCAAAAGAAAATGTTCTGGCTAATAGCCAGAGGTCATAGAAATCCTTCATACGGCTATTTTGCATACCCAGAACAACTAAGGCATTCAGTTTTTCGGCGACGACTGTCTCAGGAGGATAGGCTCTGAGTTCAGGTTCGGGGAAGTCCAGTAGCCCCGGGTACAGGAGAGTAGTGGCCCTGGGTATTACCACATCTCCAAATCCCACGTCAATTTGCACCTGGAACCGTGCAGTTCCAAGCAAACAAGAGAGACGGATGCGATGACTCTCATAGACTGCATCATCTCGAATGGTTTGCACCCGAACACTTTCAGGGTCATAAAAAAGCCCGTCTGCCACCACATTTTCTCGACAGATTGCTTTAAAGATTTTTGCGATATGGTCATGGGAGGCTCCACCATGCCCCAACAAATCCAGATCTCGGGTTATACGATGGGCACTACCTGTCCAGGCAAAGAAAAGCAGGGCTCCTTTGAGGATGAAACTGGAGCGAAATGGAGACTGGGATAGACGGTAGAGGAATCTTTCAATGGCATATCGCAAGAAAATCTGGTTGGGTTCTTCCCCTTTTTCTCTGCTCAGGTTTAAAAGTCGCTGATGGACGGATACAGGCAGGTTTTTGGGACGCGCTCTTTTCATGCCACGATAGCTTCCAGGTAGGGCCGCATCACATTGGTCATTCGGCAGACCTTTGCGAAGTGCCAGAGGTCGTCCATTGTGGTGCGACGGTCGCGGATGCATTCTTTCAACGCTTCAAGAGCGATGTCCAGGCCGATTTTGTTGCGGTATTTGAAGCAGTCCGCAACTGTTTTGGCAGGGTTAAAAATTTGAACGGGAACGCCTTCAATCTGATATGTTTCGATCCCTTCAGTTAGTGCAACACCGGAGAACCGCATCACTCTCAGGGGAGGAAATTGCATCTTTGGCTTGGCTGCTCTGCGGTCAATGGCCATCCAGACCTGGTGTGGTAGCTGTGTGCCGATTTCGTGAAAGCTCAAAGCTGACAGCAGACAAATCACCCCGTGGGGAATGCGCTTTGCTACTTGCGCCAGCCCATAGTGTACCGAAATCTCGGCGTCGGCTGCAATGTACAGGCCTCTTCCTTCCCGTCTCACCAGTCCTTTCTGATATAGCCGACGCAGATATTCGGGATGAAGGCCCCGGGATGTCAGATCGCAAACTCTCAAGAGACCTTGCTGTGCCAGTTCCAGAACTTGATTTTCAGGTGAATTTTTAGACATGTGTCAAAGTATATCTATTTATAATTTTTTGTCAATATTATTACACAAAAGGCTTATATTATTATGTGTCTATACCAGAGTTAATGTGACAACCTGAAAACTGTGATACTGGTTGTCCTCATTTTGTTTCTCCAAAATGTGCAATGTGGCAATTTCAGGTCTTTGATAGGATAGAGGAACCAGGATATGAAACAACCCAATGTTGTGTTTATCGATTGTCACGATCTGGGCGATTGGCTCGGTTGTTATGACCGGCCCGATGTATCAACGCCAAATCTGGATCGGTTGGCTTTTCAGGGTGCCCGGTTTTCGCAATTTATTGCGACGGCACCTATTTGTATTCCCAGTCGCGTTGGCTTGTATTGCAGCCAGATGCCGCACATGATCGGTGTGTGGGGACAATTTCCCTATGCGGATGATGCGGTGTGCATGGCGCGTTATTTTCAAGATGCGGGCTATGAGACGGTGTTGAGCAACCGGTTGATGATTCCGAATGATCCATCCTGGGCGGGTTTTTCGCGTGTGCTGGAGGGGAAGGCTGATGTGGAAGTGCTGGCAGAGCGTTTTTTGCGAGAAGAAGTCCCGTCTATTGAGCGCTCCTTTTTTTTGCAGGTCTCTTTCTCGGAGGTACATAGACCTTTTGGTCTGGATTACGATCCAGAGCTTGCGGAGCGAATGGTTGTGCCTCCGGATCTGCCCGATTGTTCGGAGGTGCGTAAAGATCTCGCCGCGTTGTGTCGGCAGATTGGGGCGTTGGATAAAAAAGTGGGGCGGATTCTGAATGCACTTGATGATCGTGGGCTGGCCGATGAGACCGTTGTGGTGTTTACTACCGAACACGGTGTGGCGACTGCGCGGGCAAAACACACGCTTTACGATGCGGGTATTCGAACGACGTTGCTTATGAGATACCCGTCTGAGATTGCCGCTGGAACTGTGTATGGTGATTTGATTAGCAATCTGGATCTGCTGCCGACGGTGATGGATTTGTGCGGCCTGGAGGAGCCGGATGGTATTCTGGGTCGGAGTTTTCGGGGGTTGTTTTCCGGTGCGGGTTGGGCTGGTCGGTCTGTGGTGTTTAGCGAGCAGACCTGGGGGCGGCGTGCTGGGAACTGGTATTACACGCCGATGCGGTGTGTTCGGTCGGATCAGTTCAAGTTGATTCGCAACTTTGAGCGGGTGCCAGATTATGTCGATAATGGGTGGGTGAATCGTTTTCAGAACAGGCGAGAGGTTGTTCAGGCGCTTTTTTCAAGACCGGCACCGGAACGGGAGCTTTACAGTTTGGCAGACGATCCGTATGAGTTGAACAATGTTGCAGATGATCCGCGTTTTTCAAAGGTTCGCGATGATTTGGAGGGGCAATTAGCCGCGTTTCTCGAGGAGACAGAGGATCCCATTTTGATGGGGTTTGTACCGAATAGAGAAGGTCATCCCGATGTTCCGCAGTGGATTAAACAGTCAGACGGCACGTTTCTGTTGGAGGCGGATCGGGAGATTTATCACTCAGAGCAGCCTTTTGATTAGAGGAGTTGTGACATGAATCTGGAGTCCTACTACGCAGGGGAGCCACTTGAGGTTGGTACGGAAACCGTATTGCTGATCGACAATGCCACGGTGGAAGACCGCTGGGGGGTAAAACGCGTGCTGAATGTGCCGATTAAGGATCCGCACAACCCCGTGCTTATGCCCGACAGGCCGTGGGAAGATTCGGTGGGTCAGCAAAATGTGATTTACGACGACGAAGCTGGCGTGTTCCGCATGTGGTATGCCGGGACCGATTGGAACGCGTGGATGCACCAGTTCCGCTTCAAAGACTGGAAGGCGGAGCGGGATGGGTATCCCTATTTTGTCTGCTATGCCGAGAGCCTGGACGGGGTGCACTGGGACAAGCCGATGCTGGAAGGCAAGCCATACGGACAATATGAGAAGACCAATGTGGTGGTCACGGGACAGCAAAAGGCCCAGGGGGTGCGCGTGATGTGGAACCCCCTCGGTGGCGCGCAGCAGAGCCGTTTTCTGATGACTTACAAGGACAATCTGGCCGAGGGCTATGGATGTCTGTGTCTGGCTTATTCGGACGATGGGATTCACTGGCGGGAGGATCCGTCGAACCCGGCTTTCATCGGTCTGCGGGACACATGGCAAAACATGGTGTTCGATCCTGTTCGGGAGCGCTGGCTGATGTTCGGGCGGCCCGTGTGTACCGCTGGTGTTGGGGATGTGCCGGGTGGACCGACGGAGCACAACTTCAAGCGCCGGACAGCGGTGATGGTCGGGGAGACGCCGTATGATTTTGGCCAGCCCCGGGTGGTGATGTGGCCGGAAGAAGTAGATGATCCGGATATCGACCACATGGTGGTTTCTCGGGTAGGCAGCCATTTTATCGGTTTTGTCGGAATGATGGGGCCTCCGCCGCACATGGCCTTCCATCTGCATCTGGCGTTTAGCAGCGATGGCCTGCACTGGAATATGCTGCCCGACCGGTCTGTATATCTTCCCCATGGCGGATCCGACGCTTTCGACTCGGGTTCCACCTCGGGGGCCGGAGGCATTGTGAGCATGGGAAATACGGATTTTATCTACTATCGCGGATCCCGCCACGGCCAGGCACAGGGCAACAGAAACAATGTCTCGGGCATCGGCCGGGCGCAATTCCTCCAGGATCGATTCGTCGCGCAGATGGGTACGCATACGGGTGGCTTCCTGCTCACCCGAGAGATGGTTGTTGCCGCACCGGAACTGATCGTCAATACGACCGTGGCCGACGGTTATAACAGCGATCCGACCACGGCGATTGTTCCGCCCGAATTCGCTGTCGAAGTGCTGCGTTTCGGTGAGAGCGGTGCCCCGAGTGCTGTGCCCGGGTTCACCCTTGCCGACTGCACCACACAGGCTGTTGACCTTGTCGAGCACAAAGTGACGTGGAAAAACAAGCAGGATATGGCTGAACTCGTGGGAATGCCTGTGTTCCTCCGCTTCTACCTCAAGAATGTGGGTCTCTATTCGCTGCGGTTTCGCTTTGGAGGATCTGGATAAACCGATCGCGCTTTACTGGGGGTCATATGCGCATACAAAACTACTGGCGGTACCCGGGGTGTGGGCCGCATGCGGCGGCGTATCTCGGAGACGGTTTGGTAGCTGCACCGTCAAAATACGGCAATCGCATCACGTTCTGGAATGTGAGTGACATCGAACGCCCTGAACTGGTTGCGGACTTGCCGGACCGCTCCGATTGCCAGTCAGTCGCCTTCTGCAACGGATATCTGATGGTGGGCAGTGATCGCGGGATCGAAAGCATGCGCTTCTCGAAGGCGGATCTCGTCCCCATCGACTGCAGCGCATTTGCCCCGGAAGTCAACGATTTTGAAGTGGCTGCCGACACGGTACTCGCCGTCAGCAAGCGAAACGTCATCAAAGTTGTACGCGTTGAGGACGATGGCCAACTGACTGAAATCGGCGTGCGCGAAGATGTGCTCGCCCGCTGCCATGGGGCAAGCCATGAAGGATCCCTGGTTGGCGTGACGGGATTCAGAGGAGATGGCAGGGTAGAGACCCCTCTCGGCCTTTTTCCGGACGCTGTGGATGAGGATGGACGATTCACCGATCCAGGCGGCTGGACGCTTGCCAACGGAGGTGAGCCTTCGAGGTGGTATATGAACATTTCGAACCGCATTATCCTGTACCGGAAGCGCGCCTATGTAGCAACTGGTATTTCAAGGATCCAGGATCCCAGGAGGGAATGGTTGCTGGATCCATCGGTCACAGTTCTCAATGTGGCGCATCCCGATGCCCCGGAGTTCCTGGGCAATTACCCCTGTACTGGTTCCGCGACCTGTACGGGGCTTTATCTCGACCGGGACCGTGCGTGCTTGATCGTCGGATCCGGGAATATTGTGCGCCGCTTTGACATCGATGGCGACCTTTTGCACGAAACCGATAGGCTTGCGTTTCCCTACGGAGATTTTGGCGACGGATATCCCAGGGCCCCGACGATCCACGATGTGTGCAAGACCGATTTGATCTGTGACGGTCTGCCCGTTTTTTTCGCCGGTGCTCAGGCGACCGACGATCTATACCTCTTCACGGTTTGAGTAGAATGGGCATTCTCGAATCTGAAAGCGGAGAAGGGTTTTTTGATCGAAACACAGGCGTCCGAAAAAGAAGAGGTCGCTTCTATTGTGAACTGGCTTGCGGGGATCGCGTGACCTGATGGCTATT is a window from the Gemmatimonadota bacterium genome containing:
- a CDS encoding nucleotidyl transferase AbiEii/AbiGii toxin family protein, with the protein product MKRARPKNLPVSVHQRLLNLSREKGEEPNQIFLRYAIERFLYRLSQSPFRSSFILKGALLFFAWTGSAHRITRDLDLLGHGGASHDHIAKIFKAICRENVVADGLFYDPESVRVQTIRDDAVYESHRIRLSCLLGTARFQVQIDVGFGDVVIPRATTLLYPGLLDFPEPELRAYPPETVVAEKLNALVVLGMQNSRMKDFYDLWLLARTFSFEGLVLTQAIRGTFERRRIPLPNEQPVALDKQFAEYPGKAEQWRSFLERSDLTDAPQELPELIETLSTFLAPPLLAATRGEEYNQVWQDGGPWKKE
- a CDS encoding type IV toxin-antitoxin system AbiEi family antitoxin domain-containing protein, producing MSKNSPENQVLELAQQGLLRVCDLTSRGLHPEYLRRLYQKGLVRREGRGLYIAADAEISVHYGLAQVAKRIPHGVICLLSALSFHEIGTQLPHQVWMAIDRRAAKPKMQFPPLRVMRFSGVALTEGIETYQIEGVPVQIFNPAKTVADCFKYRNKIGLDIALEALKECIRDRRTTMDDLWHFAKVCRMTNVMRPYLEAIVA
- a CDS encoding sulfatase, translating into MKQPNVVFIDCHDLGDWLGCYDRPDVSTPNLDRLAFQGARFSQFIATAPICIPSRVGLYCSQMPHMIGVWGQFPYADDAVCMARYFQDAGYETVLSNRLMIPNDPSWAGFSRVLEGKADVEVLAERFLREEVPSIERSFFLQVSFSEVHRPFGLDYDPELAERMVVPPDLPDCSEVRKDLAALCRQIGALDKKVGRILNALDDRGLADETVVVFTTEHGVATARAKHTLYDAGIRTTLLMRYPSEIAAGTVYGDLISNLDLLPTVMDLCGLEEPDGILGRSFRGLFSGAGWAGRSVVFSEQTWGRRAGNWYYTPMRCVRSDQFKLIRNFERVPDYVDNGWVNRFQNRREVVQALFSRPAPERELYSLADDPYELNNVADDPRFSKVRDDLEGQLAAFLEETEDPILMGFVPNREGHPDVPQWIKQSDGTFLLEADREIYHSEQPFD